From Candidatus Binataceae bacterium, one genomic window encodes:
- a CDS encoding uracil-DNA glycosylase, which translates to MTLFDLQTRVRSCARCDALVRCRTQPVPGAGAVPAAVMFVGIAPGRHGGDRTGMPFSGDRSGKLLHEMIAQAGLSAVFITNLVRCNPRDKLGRNRDPDASEIANCRDHLRAELAIAQPRVIACLGHIAWRELAGRSRPFTPTRPTTIQVNGVVLFPMYHPAYVNRGAYPVRRYRRDFRRLASTIVKNGASERGSSFPFVPARER; encoded by the coding sequence TTGACTCTCTTTGACCTTCAGACCCGGGTGCGCTCCTGCGCGCGCTGCGACGCGCTCGTGCGTTGCCGGACGCAGCCGGTTCCCGGCGCCGGGGCGGTTCCCGCCGCGGTCATGTTTGTGGGAATTGCCCCCGGACGTCACGGTGGCGATCGAACCGGCATGCCCTTCAGCGGCGATCGTTCGGGCAAACTGCTGCATGAGATGATCGCCCAAGCGGGTCTCTCCGCCGTCTTCATCACCAATTTGGTGCGCTGTAACCCGCGCGACAAATTGGGGCGCAATCGCGACCCCGACGCCAGCGAAATCGCCAATTGCCGCGATCACTTGCGGGCGGAACTTGCGATCGCACAGCCGCGCGTGATCGCGTGCCTCGGGCACATCGCGTGGCGCGAACTGGCCGGGCGGAGCCGACCCTTCACTCCAACGCGTCCAACGACCATCCAGGTAAACGGTGTGGTCCTGTTCCCGATGTACCATCCCGCGTACGTGAACCGTGGCGCGTACCCGGTTCGGCGCTATCGGCGCGATTTCCGCCGCCTCGCAAGCACGATCGTGAAGAACGGAGCGAGCGAAAGAGGCTCATCGTTTCCCTTTGTCCCTGCAAGAGAACGCTGA
- the thyX gene encoding FAD-dependent thymidylate synthase, with product MNNQAKMQVKLIDYAHEPLEKLYAAFRTCYSAESPLEIWQKIKSEKITHERIRSFIGERLKTGHASPLEQVVFWFGISGVSRSLSHQFVRHRIGISFEQQSQRYVKFKENQLAFVLPQSWERANLDAEFRELLTRTSELYQRALQAGIPAEDARFVLPNAAPTNFHVMVNFAEMLHICDLRLCVRAQWEIRRMVAMMRAEIKRVLPEIAVFLQPKCGENRMGYCDESLEDWQKCPLGKVRPHKLALFELYERHGTRKSEALGEAEFRAVEEKELL from the coding sequence GTGAACAATCAGGCAAAGATGCAGGTCAAGCTCATCGACTACGCGCACGAACCGCTGGAAAAACTCTACGCCGCTTTTCGTACCTGCTACTCGGCGGAAAGTCCGCTCGAAATCTGGCAGAAGATCAAAAGCGAGAAGATTACCCACGAGCGGATTCGCTCTTTTATTGGCGAGCGCCTCAAGACCGGTCATGCCTCTCCACTCGAGCAGGTCGTGTTCTGGTTCGGGATTTCCGGCGTTTCGCGATCGCTGTCCCATCAGTTCGTGCGGCATCGCATCGGGATCAGCTTCGAGCAGCAGAGCCAGCGCTATGTGAAGTTCAAGGAAAACCAGCTTGCATTCGTGCTGCCGCAATCGTGGGAGCGCGCGAACCTCGATGCTGAGTTCCGGGAACTGCTGACGCGCACTTCGGAGCTCTACCAGCGGGCGCTTCAGGCGGGCATCCCTGCGGAGGACGCGCGTTTCGTGCTGCCCAATGCCGCGCCCACCAATTTCCATGTGATGGTGAACTTCGCCGAGATGCTGCACATCTGCGATCTGCGCCTGTGCGTGCGAGCGCAGTGGGAAATTCGCCGGATGGTCGCGATGATGCGCGCCGAGATCAAGCGCGTGCTGCCTGAGATCGCGGTGTTCCTGCAGCCCAAGTGCGGCGAGAACCGGATGGGCTACTGCGACGAATCGCTGGAAGATTGGCAGAAATGCCCGCTTGGCAAGGTACGGCCGCACAAGTTGGCGCTCTTTGAGCTTTACGAGCGCCACGGGACGCGCAAGTCGGAAGCGCTCGGCGAAGCCGAGTTCCGAGCAGTCGAAGAGAAAGAACTTCTGTAG